The nucleotide window cgacatttagatatatatatcgacgacactttatatatctatgaacaataatatctttcattcatatgtcgattcaatatatccctgtgagctcgaaataaaagacaccatagagtcgtccacttcgGCTTCATACTTATCTTGAAAGTAGGTATTAACGGAAAActaaactcaactttatgacaaacgggatgatttcagcttctccatcgtcaaacatatttatgtggcaatattccattatcacctgtatatggtgttatttatatctctcaactgattcgatgaaCAAAAGCTTGGTCAGCGTATGGTAAGTTTCTTAATtgggcaagctactgacaaacaagatgatgatgcagggttttcaacagtctcgtttaaagtcagcatttcggaaattctttggtcgttataacgatctactttgccaatagaACCTGTCaatgggttaaatgctgtctgacgtgtttcattatGATTGTttgaccgttcttggcacactgattttaactgcggataactccacttacctgatcaagatatagagatcacggcgggtatgacccgTTCACagaggatacttactcctcctagtcacctgatcccacctctggtgtgtccaggtgtctgtgtttgcccaactttctattttgtattgcttgtgggagttataagattgatcactgttcgttatcttcgcctttcatggtTAAGTcatgatcctttggggctaggtagGGGCCATAATATGAGGTCACAATTTTCCATGGAAATTGATAGAGATTcaaaaacaatcttttaaaaatcacaatagcCTAATAACTGCAGGGCCAAGATCACCTGCGTGAGTGATGTGGCCAATGggcatcttgttttttttaatgccgTCAGTTTTAACGCCAACTTGTactgttaatttttttcactGTTCCTCCATGTGAATTTTTCAATAACAACAAGCATCCGAAAAGTGCCTTTCGATCATTCTCAAGCTATCGAGCCAGTtgatatagttttattgttacCCTCCCTCTCTCTTTTGATCAAATCCAATGTCATCCAGGGCGAGCAGCGATGACAAATATCATGTTATTGCattatattgatttttcaattAATCCTGATGATTACTAAGTCTTCCTTTAAGTATTCCTTTatataccatatacatgtatgcaatataAGCAACATATCGAATATGGTCTTCAATGATACTTGTTCCACGTCCTAAATTGTGACTCGGTGTTGACCTGTTTGAGAAAAAGCTGTTGAATTTTATTAACATTGCATCGAGATGAAGCCACTTCTTTATTAAGAGAAAAAAGGGCTGCTGTGACAAAGAATACAACTATGTACTACATATTCATGTATGTTCGTACATGCATGCTgagatttgtaaatataaaaacgtTAGACAGTTCATGGATATACGCTCTTTGTTGATTAGAAATCATTAACTATTTGGTTTATCACTTTCAGGATCAATGCACTGGAAAGGCAAGGGTTTCCCCGTTAACGCCGGGTAGAAATTTGTCCTATATATATCGATGTTCTCATTCGTCCACTGAAACTCAACATCCGGGCACTTCTGAAACTCTTCCAATATTTGATCCAAAAGCTGGTTGTATGATCTGTAAAAGGACAATCAAATATTATGCAATCAACAAAATGTTTCTTTACTCTTTCAATTCTGAAAACGACTTGGTgcagatagcgaacagtgatcaatctcataactcctataagcaatacaaaatagagggttgggcGGGATCGGGTGCCTTGGAAGACTAAGCATTccgtcgaccggttacacccattatatcttgatcaggtaaacggagtaaacTGTAGTcggaatcagtgtgccaagaacggcctaacaatcggtatgaaacaatcagacagcatttgacctaataaCAAGTTGTACTGGTAAAGTAAAtcggtataacgaccatagaattggcgAAAAGCTTACtctaaacgagattgttgaaacctctgtaacattgagccgtttgtcagtagcctgcctcgatttaaaaattgatcatactcagaacaagttctgtctatcgaatcagttgagagatataacaaccatatgcaggtgataatggaatattgctacataaatatgggaagttgacaatggagaagctagaattatcccgtttgtcataaagttgaattgttagcttctattttcattgaaatttttaagtacgaagcagatgtggagggctcagtgatgtcttttatttcgagtcaattggatatatcaaatcgacataagAACGAAAATGATTATTGCTAGTAAGTACAAcgccgtcgatatatctaaatatactTTTCTTCTAATATAGAACGCCTTTTAAtcaattctgcctcataagaatataagaacaggtcagctaacaaaagagcacaTTTCGTGCCCATAGGAATGGTGACAGCATTAGAGAATAATGATAATATTGATCCCAATCGcaccacacacacacccttAGTACATCAAGTGTGGAGTAGAATATCTAACTTACTTGCAGAAAAGATTTTCAGACAGACCATCATTCgtgtttctgttattttcaaTGGAACTCGTCAGGTTGAGTAACGTCTTCCTGTATATTTCAAGCTGTTGGTACCGCTTGTTATAACACTGTCGTAAACCTTGTATTACTGGAATGAGAGAAGCCTTTGTGTAGTTTTAAAAAGGGGGGAAACAATGATTTTAATTCAGTATTCATCAAGCTTAAATCCTTACGTGGAAAAATTGGATTTTTGCAGAAATTGGTATCTGTTTCTTcataaaatgtaagaaaatCTCTTTCGGCTGTACACTCTGGAAGATCATGTATATTAAGTTCTTTTCCACAGTCAACAAGTTCTTGGACGTATCTGTAAAGTAAGGGTAAATGGCAGAATTTGAACAAAAAGAATAGAAAGCACAACAGTCAATCTTATAGTGCGGCAGTGCGTCATCACAGTAACGACTACCGACAGTAGCATTGTAAACagttgaagaaaaaatatctgttAGGAAAACCAAAACctatttttcttaatttcttcgaATATTTGGTCACCGTTCCCGACAATGTCACGTTCATGGTTTTTATGGCATATGCTACTGTATTTTTTCTTGTCCATCACCCACGAAAAAGAACTgtagatatatgtatttttcgGACTAAAAATTCATGCTGACTCACTGAAATGTGGGATTACtgttgtatgaaaggtgaagataacgaacaatgatcaatctcatgactcatataagcaatacaaaacagagttgggcaaacacggacccctggacacaccagaggtgggagcatgtgcctaggaggagtaagtgtCCCTGTCAATCGGTcaaccgccgtgagctctatatcttgatcaggtaaacggagttattcgtagtcaaaatcagtgaacTAAAAACgttctaacaatcggtatgaaacacgtcaaatagcatttgacccagtgataggttgtattggcaaactaaattggTGTAAGGATCgaataatttgcgaaatgttcactttaaacgaaactgttgaaacccctgcaccatcaacttgtttgtcagtagcctgtctcgatttaaaaactgaccatacgcagaacaagctcttgtgtatcgaatcagttgagatatataaacaccatatgcaggtggtgatggaatattgctacataaatatgggaagttgacaatggagaagctgaaatcatcccgtttgtcataaagctgagttgttagtttgccgttaatatttactCTCAAtatctcaataaaatatctaagtatgaagcagaagtggacgactatgtggtgtcatttatttcgagttcacagggatatattgaatcgacatatgaatgaaattttttttattgttaatagatgtaaaagttatacggtaccaatattgatgcaccagatgcgtatttcgacaaataatgtctcttcagtgatgctcaaccgaaatgtttgaaatccgaaataacaatgaagttttagagatattataggggaaaacagtgtgccaaaaaagtggagtcaaattcgtctaaggataagagctatgcgtgagggagatcattcttaattttgaaatgaatttctaaattttataacagcaattaagtatacatccatattttcaagctagtaacgaagtacttagctactgggctgtagagaccctcggggactaacagtccaccagcagaggtctccacccaggggtcataatgtaaaacttataccgtaccaattttgatgcactagatgcgcatttcgacaaataatgtctcttcagtgatgctcaaccgaaatgtttgaaatccgaaataacaatgaagttttagagctattatagggaaaaacagtgtgccaaaaaaggggagccaaattcgtctaagatAAAACGccatcaatatatctaaatgttgaattgaaggccacagcaagataaaTGATGCTCATTTTGGTATTTTACCTGCAGACATCGGTGAAGTAATTCTTTCGGTATAATACCTCGTCCTTTTCTGGGTCCCCGACAAAGAAGACGTATTGTGACGTCTTCGGACAAGTGTACAATCTTTCACATTCATCCATGACTGTGAAGTTCGTGGAGATGTTAGCAAATTCAAGATCATCTCGCTTTGAAAAAAGGTTTCCCTCTACAATTACAAGAATCGGTCTACTAAATACAGATCCTTTAAACGTACGGTTTgcataattttcaatatttaccaCAACCAAACCACCCCCTGAATGCATTTGATGAGACTGTAAATTTCTTCAAATAGTAAACTCGGTGAAAAATTCAAAGCTAGTAGCGACCCCGAGATCACAAGCTGACGCTGTAACTGTCTTAGCTACAGTAGCGACCCCGAGATCATAAGCTGACGCTGTAACTGTCTTACACAAATGTTATAAAAAGTGGAGGTTAATTTTATTTCCAAACGAAGTACGTCATATAATGGAGGTGTCCTTTAAATATTAACTTATTACTATAATAGAAAAAGTAAGTGACGGTCCGATTTCCTTTCGAAGTATGTATAGAAAATATTAATAGTATATATCGATAAATTAGAGTTACTAGTCATTGCAAGTTATGTACGAAAAGTGAAATGCCCGAAAAATTGGTTCTCTTTAAATACGTTAAGTTGacttctttctctctctcttcatttTTGCAAAATGACACACAGTTTAGGACAGTTACAATATTCAAGCAGAGTAATTACAATTGACAACAAGTATGTTTAATTTAATGAACAGCATAACATTTCAGAAGATATCACATGCACTTCTGCATGGTACCCAGTGTATGTGTTATGCAATGTACCGTCCTTAATTTAACCTTGAGAATAAGAGGGACCTAGATCTTTATGAAAAGTAGCCTACATCCAAGTTCGACCTTGACCTAATATATCAAATCTTGAAAAGTAGTAGTGACTAAGATCACGATGCAAGATCGacagtctaattaaaattaacCCCTACGTTTTATTATTTGGgcataacaaataataaaacgtaggggctaattttaattacactGGATGCAAGACAGCATTTCTTCGCAAGCGTCACTGAAAAcgaatttaaaatacaaaacgAAACGCTAACCCAGTGTACAAGCAAACTCAGCCTCGATGATAAATGTCGCAAATGTCCTCCAGAGGCCATTGAAAACTTGAAGAAAGCAATGTCTCTATGATAATGTCCACTATGAAATCGGGAATTCCCTTtccattgaccttgaccttaaattGAAAACCAATAGGAGCCATGATCTTTATGCAATGTGCATGTCTTAGAAgtttaacaaaattaaataatctaaatacatgtatatgcaggtaaaatctaatgaaatagcttaaattaaagatattttgcaATTTCCCCGTTCAGTGTCCTTGACCTTCCACATGTAAGTTTGAAAAACCATTTGTCCAGAAGAAagttggttgttgttttttttacaatgctgCAAGGGTGCTTTAACATACTATCAAAGGAACGAACGAACGGGCACGTTAGTATCCTGTACTGAGATTGAAGGAAAGTTAAAAGAGATCAAATTATTTTGGAAAACGTCCATAACAGTCATTACAACTGAGACGAGCATTTATGAAACTCGTGCGGTGAATTGTTAATGCATTTAACTGTTGTGACGACCTGATACAATTCGATTTAAATTCACAGGAAGTTCGCATTTGTTAACTTACCAATAGGATAAGCAAAGCAAGCATTGCCAATGGCTGTCAAAATCAAAAAACTACACCGGATTCCGCTGGACATTGCGACTGGTCAACCTTCAGAGATGGTAGTTCGGCGAATATTGGGTTCAGCGATTCTCACACACAGTTTATgtatcatttataaataataGGTTCCACAgagaaaatgtttataatgaaGATTCAGACCTTTGAATAACCTTTAATATTTGCAATTATTCGAAATGCCAGAGAACTTTGAACTGCGTTAACTGTTGgtaataaaattttacatttcaacTGTACGCAATGCaacagtggtggatccagaaaaaaaaacaagtttGTAACCCACCACCCCCTCGAAGTACCCACGATGGCAGAAAAAATTAGATTAATGAAAATATCTAACCAAAGTAGAAAGGTGTGTGTGCAACCCCTTacatgaatatgatttatttccatattagggccctctcgggcatacagcatacatgatttttaacatttcaatgtgcaatgtttatttttaaaaaattatgataaaaagaaaagaacaaaacaagggcaaaatatgcactattagtatgaacaatgttcatacatgagacattttgaacatgataatacttacttgtattacatgtaagtaccaTCGCCGTGTGTcttaatgcaaaacagtcagaaatacaaacaggaaaaaatatatacatgtacataacaacactacatgtaataatagtaaaggtagtataagtacatatgattaatactccactgtaatgcaaaagataccacgggacggtgcattggtactaggtcaacatgtcatgtttataatgagtgcatatgtgcaaatatggtttcatatggttcacacataatatacagtaatactggtagtatgagcttagacaatgtacataacatgagacattacttgatgtaatatatgtaagtaccaccgtgtatcctaatgcaaaacagtcagaaatgcaCACAGGAAGAAAATAGTCAATATAAACAATGACACATAATAATAGTAAAAGGCACGTAGTACAAGTACATATGATTgactgtaatgcaaaagataccacgggacggtgcattggtactaagtcaacatgtcatgtttacagtgagtgcataattatgtataaacatAATGGTTTGAACTTTCACATGcttcattttatattgcttcTTTAATCAAATCGCAAAGGGCTACAAGTACATCAGTATTTTCACAATTGAGTAACCATATTAATCTATTCATGTTGTCAAGACTGGAAAAATGTTCACGttgttgttttataatttcataCATGTTCTGCCTGAGTGAGTTATAAGTTGAACATTCAAAAATaagatgaatttcatcaccaaTTTTACAAGAAGAACACTTTGTACAAAATCTTAAATGTCTAGGGAATCCTGAATAACGACCTCGTTCTATTGGTAAATTGTGCGCTGATGTACGAAATCTTGCAAGTGTTTTACGTTGTGCAGGTGGTAAGAGTGTTAAgtagttttcaaaaacaaaattagttttaaatttAACATAAGTTTCAAGTTTTCCATATTGTAAACTTCTGACATATCCCCATTCTTTCAAATAATGATGGCATAACAATTCcttatattttttcttaaaaattgatAGGTTATTGATTGCAATATGATTGTTTCTAATTCCAACAATTCCAAATAACTTTTGTACGACACCATACCATGACTGCGATTTTAATGTACAAGCATTATGCTTACTTTGCATGTATGCAGCATTTAGTAGAGGAAAAGAAGTACCCAGATTTTCTAAtctgtttacatattttattatatttttcactaCATCAAAATGTAGTGGAAACCTGCCAAGTTCGGATGGTGTTGCAAAGTTtgagctttttctatgaagacctagaataaatttacagaatttcacATGGAGgttttcacattttaatttAGAGTAAAACTCATACAAGGAGATATCATTGCGATTGAAAAAATAAGGGCGATTAAAAATTCCCCAAATCTCACTGCCATAGAGTAAAATTGGCTTGATTGTGTGATCAAAGACATGAAGGGATGTTTTAATGTTAggttgtaatgataaaaaatcttTATGTAATTTGAAGTATGCTTTCATTGTCTTTTTGTACAGATCCTCTTGAGCATTAGAAAAATTTCCAGctgtattaaaatatatttccaaATATCTGTAAGAGGGGACACACTGTATTTCCCttttcttcaaaataaaattttgcttgAGAAATCTTCCTGCCTTGTTAAAGATTAAAACTttagttttatcaatattgactTTCAAGCACCAATCAGAACAAAAATTTTGCAATTTATCAAGGTTACATTGTAAGCCAACTGCTGAGTGTGACAGTAAAATTACatcatctgcatacattaaacagtgtattattttattgtttagaacTATTGGGTCACTTGTATCTTTCAAGTACTCTGGTAAgtcattgataaatatattaaataagtTGGGACTGAGGTTGTCTCCCTGTTTTACACCGAGTTTAATTTGGAAAAAGTCTGTATGATGACTTTTTATCTTAATGTATGATTTactattattgtacatatttttaataaGCATATAAAATTGGGTTCCAAAACATAATTTGAGTAGTTTGTATTTGATACCCGAGTGTATGACAGTATCAAATGCTTTtctaaaatttacaaaacaagCATATACTCGCCCCTCTTTATTATGGCAATAAGtttcaatgatatttttaaGAATAAACATGTGGTCTGATGTCCATATGTAACTCACCCGCTATATCCGTCATTGTGTTGCAGCCAATGGTATAATGAAAAGAGAAAGGGTGGGGTAGTATTGTATTACACGAATGTCGTCATTTTAAAGACATCATCGGGCTTTCTCAAATCATGTAACATTTGGATCCCATGACGGAGTTCATCATCTCTCCTTGTGTGGTGCCCTCGCTGGCATTTTAGCCTGGTAACTTCCAATTTGAAATGCATGGTCTTATGTATTAAGGCTTTTTATAGCTTCTTTGTgtttttatagcaaaattaattGATGTTTCGTCAGCTACTGTCCACAAGTTCACCTTTTACAAATCGTTTGCGTCGTTTacaggggcttcttatccattaTGTTGTCTATCTATAAATAGATTGAGAACATTTAATGGACAAGAAGTTATCTGTGGTTCGTTTACGGGAATCTCAAGGAATCCACCCTGCAGATCTACTTAATGACCAGCAGCCATGTTCACAAAGCTTTCTTAGGACTAATAAGATCTATCGTAACACAGGCACTCAACGTTTAACCCCGTTTTGATGATTGAATAGTTCGTTTATAAGaagacattttctttttattatatttaaaacgtcTATAGTGGTTGTGTCCTAAGTATGTCTTAGGATACCATGAAAGGATATTTAGAGACATTGACAACCTGCTAGATTACTAGTATTTCTTCAGTTGAGAAATTTGGGTTCCTCTTCTTACGCATGATGATACACTGATCTGCACAACTCACAGACCGGTGTGAGGAAAGTTCCTACAACAGGCTACAAAGTTACGATCTTCATGTAACTTATGAATTCTGTACTTGCTTCGACATATTATTCACGTGTAAtgttatatgtatgttgaaatgcattgattttatatcctcaatattgtatctgtatgcctactcaccctctactgtcttatttgtatatatttgtaaatatgttgc belongs to Ostrea edulis chromosome 7, xbOstEdul1.1, whole genome shotgun sequence and includes:
- the LOC125655588 gene encoding uncharacterized protein LOC125655588 isoform X2, with product MSSGIRCSFLILTAIGNACFAYPIEGNLFSKRDDLEFANISTNFTVMDECERLYTCPKTSQYVFFVGDPEKDEVLYRKNYFTDVCRYVQELVDCGKELNIHDLPECTAERDFLTFYEETDTNFCKNPIFPLIQGLRQCYNKRYQQLEIYRKTLLNLTSSIENNRNTNDGLSENLFCKSYNQLLDQILEEFQKCPDVEFQWTNENIDIYRTNFYPALTGKPLPFQCIDPESDKPNS
- the LOC125655588 gene encoding uncharacterized protein LOC125655588 isoform X1, with the translated sequence MYMYIFFPVCISDCFALRHTAMVLTCNTKGNLFSKRDDLEFANISTNFTVMDECERLYTCPKTSQYVFFVGDPEKDEVLYRKNYFTDVCRYVQELVDCGKELNIHDLPECTAERDFLTFYEETDTNFCKNPIFPLIQGLRQCYNKRYQQLEIYRKTLLNLTSSIENNRNTNDGLSENLFCKSYNQLLDQILEEFQKCPDVEFQWTNENIDIYRTNFYPALTGKPLPFQCIDPESDKPNS